In the genome of Geotrypetes seraphini chromosome 16, aGeoSer1.1, whole genome shotgun sequence, one region contains:
- the LOC117350535 gene encoding olfactory receptor 5V1-like, whose product MEVKNYTAPSKFIFLWFSDLPKLQTSLFGIILVIYLVTWVGNSVILLVTKFDSTLHKPMYFFLGVLSFLDICYTSATVPKILENLLKEQKSISFEGCLTQMYFFLCFLGTECVLLAVMAYDRYVAICKPLQYLIIMNRKVCGCLVTFCWTVGLVNSTIHTYFTFTLPFCASNELNYFFCDIPPLLALSCADTSVNETILLVAGTLLAWTPCLCIITSYIYIISAILKINSREGRQKAFSTCSSHITVVIFFYATAVFTYMRPISSYSLDRDRLLSLLYSFLTPMLNPAIYTLKNKDVKKALKKTFLMKTL is encoded by the coding sequence ATGGAAGTGAAAAACTACACTGCACCTTCTAAATTTATATTTCTATGGTTCTCTGACCTTCCTAAACTCCAAACATCACTCTTTGGCATCATTTTGGTGATCTACCTTGTAACCTGGGTGGGGAATTCTGTCATTTTACTAGTAACTAAATTCGATTCTACTCTTCACAAGCCAATGTATTTTTTCTTGGGTGTTTTGTCCTTCCTTGATATTTGCTACACATCAGCAACAGTGCCCAAAATATTGGAAAACCTCCTGAAAGAGCAGAAAAGCATCTCCTTCGAAGGCTGTTTGACGCAGATGTAtttcttcctttgttttttgGGCACAGAGTGTGTTCTGCTTGCTGTGATGGCTTACGATCGTTACGTGGCAATCTGCAAACCTCTGCAATACCTGATCATTATGAACAGAAAAGTGTGTGGATGCCTCGTGACATTTTGCTGGACTGTAGGTCTGGTGAATTCAACAATACACACTTATTTCACGTTTACATTACCCTTCTGTGCTTCAAATGAACTCAACTATTTCTTTTGTGATATCCCCCCTTTGTTAGCACTCTCCTGTGCCGATACCTCAGTCAATGAAACCATACTGTTGGTCGCAGGCACACTCTTAGCTTGGACTCCTTGTCTTTGTATCATCACATCCTATATTTATATCATATCAGCTATACTGAAAATCAACTctcgagaaggtagacagaaaGCCTTCTCAACCTGCAGCTCCCATATCACCGTGGTAATCTTTTTCTACGCCACCGCCGTCTTTACCTATATGCGCCCAATCTCAAGCTATTCACTGGACAGGGACCGACTCCTTTCTCTTTTGTACAGTTTCCTAACTCCCATGTTGAATCCAGCTATATACACCCTGAAAAACAAGGATGTGAAAAAAGCCTTGAAAAAGACATTTTTAATGAAAACATTATAG